From a region of the Gemmatimonadota bacterium genome:
- a CDS encoding YciI family protein: MRFMMLVIPKGYEDAAPGTMPDAAQVEEMMKYNEALQKAGVLLALDGLHPPSMGFRVSYTGGKATVMDGPFAEAKEVVGGYWMIDVPSRAEAVEWARRAPMSDNEIIEVRQVQEFSEFPEDVQSAAAGFEEMQKESGKK, encoded by the coding sequence ATGCGCTTCATGATGCTGGTGATCCCGAAAGGGTACGAGGACGCAGCCCCCGGAACGATGCCCGACGCCGCCCAGGTCGAAGAGATGATGAAGTACAACGAGGCGCTGCAGAAGGCGGGGGTGCTGTTGGCGCTCGATGGCCTGCATCCCCCGTCGATGGGATTCCGGGTCTCCTACACAGGGGGCAAGGCGACCGTGATGGACGGCCCGTTCGCCGAGGCCAAGGAGGTCGTGGGCGGCTACTGGATGATCGACGTCCCGTCCCGGGCCGAGGCCGTGGAATGGGCGCGTCGAGCGCCGATGTCGGACAACGAGATCATCGAGGTGCGGCAGGTGCAGGAGTTCTCGGAGTTTCCCGAGGACGTGCAGAGCGCGGCGGCGGGCTTCGAGGAGATGCAGAAGGAGTCGGGGAAGAAGTAG
- a CDS encoding gamma-glutamyltransferase family protein — MGRMAGSILVGGLLLSGCGSPASLPSTPPPDMGRRVVAEHGAVSSASPFASEAGVEILRAGGNAIDAAVATAFAIGVVEPQMSGVGGSGAMTVWLQGEGRAEYLDFYAAQNADTWADAFASGDVPAERTGPTDLRIVGIPGGVAGLLAAHERFGRLPREQVLAPAIRLAEQGFPVNQVLAEFILGSEQKVSRFPDSRALLWPGGEALAPGDRFRNPELGGVLRRIAESGADGFYRGETARRIVEVLNAHGNPATLADLAGYEVQWERPVCATYRGRVLLSAPPPQSGANVLEVLKLVEPHDLPALGLPTHSARALDVLASALRVGTADNRGNGDPNWEPMAAAGRVSEAYIRERSALVGSGRVVSPVPAGDALRYESDAAPAACAAFAPYGPTPRIPGVTSSGGASEDAAHGETTHISVVDDAGNAVALTQTNSTVFGSGASVLGFFLNDSGFQFTPETVGAPSLSRWRTRSTTISPTVVLKDGRVEMVVGAPGGGLIQPTVAQTMVYVLDYGMDPLEAVRMPRLFADPGSAEVQMETGFTATALEEARAMGWEPTALSPGYARIYMIVRRGDRWVAVADPRHNGEPRGY, encoded by the coding sequence ATGGGACGCATGGCCGGATCCATCCTCGTGGGCGGGTTGCTGCTGTCCGGTTGCGGCTCTCCGGCCTCGCTTCCCTCCACCCCGCCGCCCGACATGGGCCGACGCGTCGTCGCCGAGCACGGTGCCGTGTCGTCCGCGAGTCCGTTCGCCAGCGAGGCCGGCGTGGAGATCCTGCGCGCGGGCGGCAATGCCATCGACGCCGCGGTGGCCACGGCCTTCGCCATCGGAGTGGTCGAACCGCAGATGTCCGGCGTCGGCGGAAGCGGCGCCATGACCGTGTGGCTCCAGGGCGAGGGGCGCGCCGAATACCTCGACTTCTACGCGGCCCAGAACGCGGACACCTGGGCAGATGCGTTCGCATCCGGAGACGTGCCCGCCGAGCGCACCGGTCCGACCGATCTGCGGATCGTGGGCATTCCCGGTGGCGTCGCCGGGCTCCTGGCCGCGCACGAGCGCTTCGGCCGCCTTCCCCGCGAACAGGTGCTGGCCCCGGCGATCCGGTTGGCCGAGCAGGGCTTCCCGGTCAACCAGGTCCTGGCCGAGTTCATCCTGGGCTCGGAGCAGAAGGTCTCGCGCTTCCCCGATTCGAGGGCGCTGCTGTGGCCGGGCGGTGAGGCGTTGGCGCCGGGGGACCGCTTCCGCAACCCGGAGCTCGGCGGGGTCCTGCGTCGCATCGCGGAGTCGGGCGCGGACGGATTCTACCGCGGCGAGACGGCGCGCCGGATCGTCGAGGTCCTCAACGCCCACGGCAATCCGGCCACGCTGGCGGACCTCGCGGGCTACGAGGTCCAATGGGAGCGCCCCGTGTGTGCCACCTATCGCGGCCGCGTCCTCCTGTCCGCGCCTCCGCCCCAGAGCGGTGCCAACGTGCTCGAGGTGCTCAAGCTGGTCGAGCCGCACGATCTGCCGGCCCTGGGGCTGCCGACGCATTCGGCGCGGGCGCTCGACGTGCTGGCGTCCGCGCTGCGCGTGGGGACGGCGGACAATCGCGGAAACGGTGACCCCAACTGGGAACCCATGGCAGCGGCCGGCCGCGTGTCCGAAGCGTACATCCGCGAGCGATCGGCGTTGGTGGGCAGCGGCCGCGTGGTCTCGCCCGTGCCGGCGGGAGATGCGCTGCGCTACGAGTCGGACGCGGCGCCCGCAGCGTGTGCTGCATTCGCGCCCTACGGGCCCACGCCGCGGATTCCCGGCGTCACGTCCTCCGGGGGGGCGTCCGAGGACGCCGCGCACGGCGAGACCACACACATCTCCGTGGTGGACGACGCCGGGAACGCTGTCGCGCTGACCCAGACCAACAGCACGGTGTTCGGCTCCGGCGCCAGCGTGCTGGGCTTCTTCCTCAACGACTCCGGGTTCCAGTTCACGCCGGAGACGGTGGGCGCGCCGTCGCTTTCGCGCTGGCGCACCCGCTCGACGACGATCTCCCCCACCGTGGTGCTGAAGGACGGGCGTGTGGAGATGGTGGTGGGCGCACCGGGGGGCGGGTTGATCCAGCCCACCGTCGCCCAGACCATGGTCTACGTGCTGGACTACGGCATGGACCCGCTGGAGGCGGTGCGCATGCCGCGTCTGTTCGCGGATCCTGGCTCTGCCGAGGTGCAGATGGAGACGGGATTCACCGCCACGGCCCTGGAAGAGGCACGCGCGATGGGGTGGGAGCCCACGGCGCTTTCCCCGGGCTACGCGCGCATCTACATGATCGTGCGCCGCGGGGACCGTTGGGTGGCCGTGGCCGATCCGCGTCACAACGGCGAGCCGCGGGGCTACTAG
- a CDS encoding GAF domain-containing protein → MSTSWDAGFPFRTSLSLEGPIRFWADAARRAESPWAPLAAQILRRLDDAPELRGPAVDPAAALRHPDLLRQLLLAAFPAQEHGTLGAAAEPFRFEPIFVTPEAQRLGVFSQDVLFNRSYYEPDLIRRGQLMTAYEFVLGQVYGLDPRFKPALVVTVQDPDTRLERHFQMAWDNCFLEVVPDGPPPPLTPEALEALLGDPLDLDGWTRWLPPERFQFRGLGVSQALDVTWPEASSRLKEALLARYALTPGAGLEEPQTHIRTLLREPDLEIGLIGLDRGVGMDRMDTAIPVGRSLLLADGRAPDCPHRDASTYAATLGSREVRVFRDLGSCGHRTRYEAGLLERGIRSLALLPLFVDDRMVGLLELGSPQAGAVDAYRALQLKSVLPAFAIALQRALDEREDRLQAIIKRRYTAIHPAVEWRFRSAALKLLDAGSEEDPELDAIVFPDVYPLYGLTDIRNSSDARQVCARTDLTTQIRLARAVVDGAGRDRPLPVLRELAHRLDRLEERVGEGTLVEDEDEVVRFLGAEVEPLMDRLSAANGALASSVAAYREALDPQLGIVYGARREFEASVARFNEAICAVIDREQLSAQEAFPHYFERFKTDGVDYNVYVGDSLSPDGGFTRLYLQNLRLWQLQLACRIEWELQRLRPQLPMDLPATHLILAQDQPLTIRFRVDEKRFDVDGAYNTHELVKKRIDKVRTRSGERLTQPGTVAIVYSHAHEGQLYRRHLEYLTADGFFQGDVEQLALEDVQGVPGLKGMRVAIAPEPAGVRVQDALTPGTPDRGA, encoded by the coding sequence ATGAGCACCTCCTGGGACGCAGGCTTCCCGTTCCGGACCTCGCTGAGCCTCGAGGGCCCCATCCGGTTCTGGGCGGATGCGGCACGCCGCGCGGAGTCACCGTGGGCGCCGCTGGCCGCGCAGATCCTGCGGCGCCTCGACGACGCGCCCGAGCTGCGGGGACCCGCCGTGGACCCCGCGGCCGCCCTTCGTCACCCCGATCTGCTGCGCCAGCTGCTGCTCGCGGCCTTCCCGGCGCAGGAACACGGTACCCTCGGTGCCGCGGCCGAGCCGTTCCGCTTCGAGCCCATCTTCGTGACGCCCGAGGCGCAGCGGCTGGGCGTGTTCAGTCAGGACGTGCTCTTCAACCGCTCCTACTACGAGCCCGACCTCATCCGCCGCGGTCAGCTCATGACGGCCTACGAGTTCGTCCTGGGTCAGGTGTATGGCCTCGATCCCCGCTTCAAGCCGGCCCTGGTCGTAACCGTCCAGGATCCCGACACCCGGTTGGAGCGCCACTTCCAGATGGCCTGGGACAACTGCTTCCTGGAGGTGGTCCCGGACGGGCCCCCACCGCCACTCACGCCCGAGGCGCTGGAGGCGCTGCTGGGCGACCCTCTCGACCTCGACGGGTGGACCCGATGGTTGCCCCCCGAACGGTTCCAGTTCCGCGGCCTCGGCGTCAGCCAGGCGCTGGACGTGACCTGGCCGGAGGCCAGCTCGCGACTCAAGGAGGCGCTGCTGGCGCGGTACGCGCTCACGCCAGGGGCGGGTCTCGAGGAGCCGCAGACCCACATCCGGACGCTCCTGCGGGAGCCGGACCTGGAGATCGGCCTGATCGGGCTCGATCGCGGGGTGGGCATGGACCGGATGGACACGGCCATTCCGGTCGGTCGGAGCCTGCTGCTGGCGGACGGACGGGCGCCCGACTGCCCGCATCGGGACGCATCGACCTACGCGGCCACGCTGGGCTCACGCGAAGTGCGTGTCTTCCGCGATCTGGGTTCGTGCGGGCATCGCACCCGCTACGAGGCCGGGCTGCTGGAGCGCGGGATCCGGAGCCTCGCCCTGCTTCCCCTCTTCGTCGACGACCGGATGGTCGGGCTCCTGGAGCTGGGGTCCCCGCAGGCCGGGGCGGTGGATGCCTACCGGGCGTTGCAGCTCAAGTCGGTCCTGCCGGCTTTCGCCATCGCGCTCCAGCGCGCCCTCGACGAACGCGAGGATCGGCTGCAAGCCATCATCAAGCGACGCTACACCGCCATCCACCCGGCGGTGGAGTGGCGCTTCCGCAGCGCCGCGCTCAAGCTGCTGGATGCGGGCTCCGAAGAGGACCCCGAGCTCGACGCGATCGTCTTCCCCGACGTGTATCCGCTGTACGGGCTGACGGACATCCGCAACTCGTCGGATGCTCGTCAGGTGTGCGCGCGCACCGATCTGACGACGCAGATCCGACTGGCCCGCGCCGTGGTGGACGGAGCCGGCCGCGACCGACCCCTCCCCGTGCTACGGGAGCTCGCGCACCGCCTCGATCGCCTGGAGGAACGGGTCGGCGAGGGAACCCTCGTGGAGGATGAGGACGAGGTGGTCCGCTTCCTCGGAGCCGAGGTCGAGCCGCTGATGGATCGGCTGAGCGCCGCGAACGGCGCCCTGGCGTCCTCCGTGGCGGCCTATCGCGAGGCCCTCGATCCCCAACTCGGGATCGTCTACGGCGCCCGCCGCGAGTTCGAGGCGAGCGTGGCCCGTTTCAACGAGGCGATCTGCGCCGTCATCGATCGTGAGCAGCTCAGCGCCCAGGAAGCGTTCCCGCACTACTTCGAGCGGTTCAAGACGGATGGGGTGGACTACAACGTGTACGTGGGCGACTCGCTGTCGCCCGACGGCGGCTTCACGCGGCTCTACCTGCAGAACCTGCGTCTGTGGCAGCTCCAGCTCGCCTGCAGGATCGAATGGGAGCTGCAGCGCCTGCGTCCACAGCTTCCCATGGATCTTCCCGCCACCCACCTCATCCTCGCGCAGGATCAACCGCTGACCATCCGCTTCCGCGTGGATGAGAAGCGCTTCGATGTAGATGGCGCCTACAACACCCACGAGCTGGTGAAGAAGCGGATCGACAAGGTCCGCACGCGCTCGGGTGAGCGGCTGACACAGCCCGGGACGGTGGCCATCGTCTACTCCCACGCGCACGAAGGCCAGCTCTACCGGCGACACCTCGAGTACCTCACCGCCGACGGGTTCTTCCAGGGCGACGTCGAGCAGCTGGCCCTGGAGGACGTGCAGGGCGTTCCGGGCCTGAAGGGGATGCGGGTCGCCATCGCCCCCGAGCCCGCGGGTGTGCGCGTCCAGGACGCCCTCACGCCAGGCACTCCGGATCGTGGAGCGTAG
- a CDS encoding ATP-binding cassette domain-containing protein — protein MPLLTLHDLHIAFGGRPLLAGASLTVERGERVGLVGRNGEGKSTLLRILADRQAPDQGTVATERGARVALLDQHVPEGLDGTVESVVARDRPPATADHEIQRLLSILQLDPGAPFAALSGGQKRRALLGRALAAAPDLLLLDEPTNHLDLGSIEWLEGFLARRSGALLFVTHDRAFLQALATRIVEIDRGQLTSWACDYPTYLERREERLAAEEKEWERADKKLAQEEAWIRQGIKARRTRNEGRVRALERLRADRAARRDRVGDVRLAAQSGERTGKRVIETEDLSFSWGDEPIVRGLSTVIERGDRVGLIGPNGCGKTTLLGLLLGETAPDEGRVRHGTNLQVAYFDQHRQQLDEDASIFDNVAHGNDHVVIDGERRHVASYLEDFLFSSARARQPVSSLSGGERNRLLLARLFTRPANVLVLDEPTNDLDAETLELLESLLLEWDGTVLLVSHDRSFLDALCTSTLVFEGAGVVREHAGGYSDWKRVAERRAAAETSRTPARKTPAERPRTTGARKLAYREQRELEELPARIETLERERADVHAALADPDLYREDPEGVRALTERLPVLDAEIETAYARWSELDAIATV, from the coding sequence ATGCCGCTCCTCACGCTCCACGACCTCCACATCGCGTTCGGCGGCCGGCCGCTGCTGGCCGGCGCGTCCCTGACCGTGGAACGAGGCGAGCGCGTGGGCCTGGTGGGGCGGAACGGGGAGGGGAAGTCCACGCTGCTGCGCATCCTGGCGGACCGGCAGGCGCCGGACCAGGGAACGGTGGCCACCGAGCGAGGGGCGCGCGTGGCGCTGCTCGATCAGCACGTGCCGGAGGGGCTCGACGGAACCGTGGAGTCCGTGGTCGCGCGGGACCGGCCTCCCGCGACGGCCGACCACGAGATCCAGCGCCTGCTGTCGATCCTGCAGCTCGACCCCGGCGCACCCTTCGCTGCGCTGTCGGGCGGCCAGAAGCGCCGTGCGCTCCTGGGTCGCGCGCTCGCCGCCGCCCCCGACCTGCTGTTGCTGGACGAGCCCACAAACCATCTGGACCTGGGATCGATCGAGTGGCTCGAGGGCTTCCTCGCCCGACGCTCCGGAGCCCTGCTCTTCGTGACGCACGACCGCGCGTTCCTGCAGGCGTTGGCGACGCGGATCGTGGAGATCGATCGCGGCCAGCTCACGTCGTGGGCGTGTGACTACCCGACGTACCTGGAGCGGCGCGAGGAGCGGTTGGCGGCCGAGGAGAAGGAGTGGGAACGGGCGGACAAGAAGCTGGCGCAGGAGGAGGCCTGGATCCGTCAGGGCATCAAGGCCCGCCGCACCCGGAACGAAGGGCGGGTGCGGGCGCTGGAGCGCCTGCGCGCGGACCGGGCCGCACGGCGCGACCGTGTCGGCGACGTACGCCTGGCCGCACAGAGCGGAGAGCGCACGGGCAAGAGGGTCATCGAGACCGAGGACCTGTCCTTCTCCTGGGGCGATGAGCCGATCGTGCGCGGGCTCTCCACCGTGATCGAACGCGGCGACCGCGTGGGGCTGATCGGCCCCAACGGCTGCGGCAAGACCACGTTGCTCGGGCTGCTGCTGGGCGAGACGGCGCCGGACGAGGGACGGGTGCGCCACGGCACCAACCTGCAGGTCGCCTACTTCGACCAGCACCGGCAGCAGCTCGACGAGGACGCCAGCATCTTCGACAACGTGGCGCACGGCAACGACCACGTGGTGATCGACGGGGAGCGCCGGCACGTGGCCAGCTACCTCGAGGATTTCCTGTTCTCCTCCGCGCGCGCGCGCCAGCCCGTCTCCAGCCTCTCCGGCGGCGAGCGCAACCGGCTCCTGCTGGCGCGGCTGTTCACGCGTCCGGCCAACGTGCTGGTCCTGGACGAGCCGACCAACGACCTGGACGCCGAGACCCTGGAGCTGCTGGAGTCCCTCCTGCTGGAATGGGACGGCACCGTGCTGCTGGTGAGCCACGACCGCAGCTTCCTGGACGCGCTGTGCACCAGCACCCTGGTGTTCGAGGGAGCGGGCGTCGTGCGGGAGCACGCCGGGGGCTACTCCGACTGGAAGCGGGTGGCCGAGCGCCGTGCCGCCGCCGAGACGTCCCGGACACCGGCGCGGAAGACACCGGCGGAGCGGCCGCGCACGACCGGGGCCCGGAAGCTGGCCTACCGGGAGCAACGCGAGCTGGAGGAGCTACCGGCCCGCATCGAGACGTTGGAGCGC
- a CDS encoding prolyl oligopeptidase family serine peptidase, with protein MRRPAFATALLLLAPSFALAQSAGARPLRLEDHYRLLDVGAPQISPDGRWVTYTVSTPVEETNSDDVATWLVPADGSGASVRVTHNGTDVRDPGWTRNGRLRFAAGADRWTVDPAAPDGTATPFQPDPEGLPSPDGRWRAVVRELPTPAAPEPDRTDFERRHEERFKGAQVDWYPFVRDGQPFPLPDRTVPARAEIFLEPTDGGPAVQLTRLGLQPEQLSWRADSKALLFTADEAVLDELAYGRSDLFVVTTDGELTRLTDDGYTYSGVTFSPDGRWISYVRTWGTDFIIERALDHGGPTDLYVRPATGGEPLNLTAEWDLDAGRPLWSPDSRWLYFTAGIGGESHLFRVAAAGGPVEQVTKGERRIRDLDIDASFRRMTYTVGTFERPDEIWSADIDGTAERRLTDVHADFLAGVSTSPGERIRWESYDGTPIEGFLLRPYGYDANGGPYPLIVVNHGGPHSASGHGFDFKSQFFAANGYFVFLPNFRSSTGYGDDFKWATWGSWGTLDGEDVLAGVDHLIERYPIDRGRVGTTGHSYGGILTNWLITRYQDRFAAAVSGAGASNWTSNYAHSDVARTKETEFFGRPWEPRAREIMIRQSAFLNSGGVRTPTLFVHGDVDYRVPLEGAIQLYTSLKKQRVPAKLIVYEGMAHAIRGHWNVVHRMMSELEWWETYLKPVRPSA; from the coding sequence ATGCGCCGTCCCGCGTTCGCCACCGCGTTGCTCCTGCTGGCTCCTTCGTTCGCTCTGGCCCAGTCGGCCGGGGCGCGCCCGCTGCGCCTCGAGGACCACTACCGCCTGCTGGACGTGGGTGCGCCGCAGATCTCGCCGGACGGGCGCTGGGTGACCTACACGGTGTCGACCCCGGTCGAGGAGACCAACTCGGACGACGTGGCCACCTGGCTGGTGCCGGCGGACGGCTCCGGTGCTTCGGTGCGCGTCACCCACAACGGTACCGACGTGCGCGATCCGGGGTGGACCCGGAACGGGCGCCTGCGCTTCGCCGCCGGCGCGGACCGCTGGACGGTGGATCCCGCCGCTCCGGACGGCACCGCCACCCCGTTCCAGCCCGACCCGGAAGGTCTGCCGAGCCCGGACGGACGGTGGCGGGCCGTGGTGCGCGAGCTCCCCACACCAGCCGCGCCCGAGCCCGACCGCACCGACTTCGAGCGCAGGCACGAGGAGCGCTTCAAGGGCGCGCAGGTGGACTGGTACCCGTTCGTGCGGGACGGTCAGCCCTTCCCGCTCCCCGACCGCACGGTGCCCGCACGCGCGGAGATCTTCCTCGAGCCCACGGACGGCGGTCCGGCGGTGCAGCTCACCCGCCTGGGTCTCCAGCCCGAGCAGCTCTCCTGGCGCGCGGACAGCAAGGCCCTCCTGTTCACGGCGGACGAAGCCGTCCTGGACGAGCTGGCCTACGGCCGCTCCGACCTGTTCGTGGTCACCACGGACGGCGAGCTGACCCGCCTCACCGACGACGGCTACACGTACTCCGGTGTGACCTTCTCGCCCGACGGCCGCTGGATCTCCTACGTGCGCACCTGGGGCACGGACTTCATCATCGAGCGTGCGCTGGACCACGGCGGGCCCACCGACCTGTACGTCCGACCGGCAACCGGCGGCGAGCCCCTCAACCTCACCGCCGAGTGGGACCTGGACGCCGGTCGGCCGCTGTGGTCCCCCGACAGCCGGTGGCTCTACTTCACGGCGGGGATCGGCGGCGAGTCGCACCTGTTCCGCGTCGCCGCCGCCGGAGGGCCGGTCGAGCAGGTCACGAAGGGGGAGCGCCGCATCCGCGACCTCGACATCGACGCCTCCTTCCGCCGCATGACCTACACGGTCGGAACGTTCGAGCGTCCGGACGAGATCTGGAGCGCCGACATCGACGGAACGGCCGAGCGGCGTCTCACCGACGTGCATGCCGATTTCCTGGCCGGCGTCTCCACGAGTCCGGGCGAGCGCATTCGTTGGGAGAGCTACGACGGCACGCCCATCGAAGGGTTCCTGCTCCGACCGTACGGCTATGACGCGAATGGGGGGCCCTACCCGCTGATCGTGGTGAACCACGGAGGCCCCCACTCCGCGTCCGGCCACGGCTTCGACTTCAAGAGCCAGTTCTTCGCCGCCAACGGCTACTTCGTCTTCCTGCCCAACTTCCGCAGCTCCACGGGATACGGGGACGATTTCAAGTGGGCCACCTGGGGTTCCTGGGGGACCCTCGACGGCGAGGACGTGCTGGCCGGTGTCGACCACCTGATCGAGCGCTATCCGATCGATCGCGGCCGGGTCGGCACCACCGGCCATTCCTACGGCGGCATCCTCACCAATTGGCTGATCACGCGCTACCAGGATCGCTTCGCCGCGGCCGTGAGCGGCGCGGGCGCCTCCAACTGGACCAGCAACTACGCGCACTCGGACGTGGCGCGCACCAAGGAGACGGAGTTCTTCGGGCGCCCGTGGGAGCCGCGCGCCCGCGAGATCATGATCCGCCAATCCGCCTTCCTCAATTCGGGCGGGGTGCGCACCCCCACGCTCTTCGTGCACGGGGACGTGGACTACCGGGTGCCGCTGGAAGGCGCGATCCAGCTCTACACATCGCTCAAGAAGCAGCGCGTGCCCGCGAAGCTGATCGTCTACGAGGGCATGGCCCACGCCATCCGCGGCCACTGGAACGTGGTGCACCGGATGATGAGCGAGCTGGAGTGGTGGGAGACCTACCTCAAGCCGGTGCGGCCGTCGGCGTAG
- a CDS encoding serine/threonine-protein kinase: MDRERWSRARALFDQAVELPPEERDAFVLRETATDPALRREVHALLEADAHVPTAFMEDGPRELSGALRAERDWSRIRFGPYRARSELGRGGTAVVLLGERADGRYRGDVAIKVLQTPWIAEGLSRRFQAEARILAELSHPNVARIYDAGETEEGLSYLIMEYVDGPRIDAWADDRRLGVPDRLRLFQKALDGVDYAHARGVIHRDLKPSNILVTQEGQPKLVDFGIAKLLGGQEALEPTVALTRTLGRMLTPEYASPEQFRGDPVDARTDVYSLGVVLYRLLTGRAPYDLSTTTPQAAERIICEQAPTLPSSAVTKPLALVPSGTELAETSPEILARNRASTLDRLQRMLKGDLDTIVLKALGKEPAERYATAGALNDDVQRYLEGRPIRARPPSLVYRARKFAQRRRTALAVATTVLIALGVAGWQARQAWVERANASARSQELVALVESVVNSVNLAERQATGDTQAREAAVRAALGSLQQLVDQMPGEPGADLLYRLSAAYREVAMVQGYPYIENLGRLEEGFASMRQAEALVRRITEEYPQHENAPAALGQQVGILGDFHMGAGRADSALVYFRESAELLTARVEQVPDDLAAIDGLAAILQRIGSWYFNARQLDSAAVYMERALEAERAYLSTTTRGDELSALQDIAGVTANLGVILAANGDLEGAIAREREALALSDSLAAADSDTPLTRRGQVFRRYVLSVHLAEAEQTEESRRLAGEAVELARALAEADATNAQAREDLAIALTNAASIEWRSRSPTSGLDLAREALTHAEASAGDRFALVAPVLATAHRMAGESLVDLGRPDAAATALRASQAVTRRYLDELPNGSDAMRREWLAVHAALARHYRASGDCARAVQLADSAQTLATELRERGAFTRGDERTWTAYQERMAETGRCGR, from the coding sequence TTGGATCGCGAACGCTGGAGCCGCGCCAGAGCGCTGTTCGATCAAGCCGTCGAGCTTCCGCCCGAGGAGCGCGACGCATTCGTGCTGCGGGAGACGGCGACGGACCCGGCGCTGCGCCGCGAGGTGCATGCGCTCCTGGAGGCGGACGCGCACGTTCCCACCGCCTTCATGGAGGACGGGCCCCGCGAGCTCTCGGGCGCCCTGCGCGCGGAGCGCGACTGGTCCCGCATCCGCTTCGGCCCCTATCGCGCGCGCAGCGAGCTCGGGCGGGGCGGGACCGCGGTGGTGCTCCTGGGGGAGCGTGCCGACGGCCGGTACCGCGGCGATGTCGCCATCAAGGTGCTGCAGACCCCATGGATCGCCGAAGGCCTGTCGCGGCGCTTCCAGGCCGAGGCGCGTATCCTGGCGGAGCTGTCCCACCCGAACGTGGCGCGCATCTACGACGCGGGCGAGACGGAGGAGGGGCTCTCCTATCTCATCATGGAGTATGTCGACGGGCCCCGGATCGACGCCTGGGCGGACGACCGACGTCTGGGGGTCCCTGACCGGCTGCGTCTGTTCCAGAAGGCCCTGGACGGCGTCGACTACGCCCACGCGCGCGGCGTCATCCACCGCGACCTGAAGCCCTCCAACATCCTCGTCACGCAGGAGGGGCAGCCCAAGCTCGTCGACTTCGGGATCGCCAAGCTGCTCGGCGGTCAGGAGGCCCTCGAGCCCACGGTTGCCTTGACCCGCACGCTCGGGCGGATGCTCACGCCCGAGTACGCGAGTCCGGAGCAGTTCCGGGGAGATCCGGTGGACGCCCGCACGGACGTCTACTCCCTCGGGGTGGTGCTGTACCGGTTGTTGACGGGCCGGGCGCCCTACGACCTGAGCACCACGACGCCGCAGGCGGCGGAACGCATCATCTGCGAGCAGGCGCCCACGCTCCCGAGCAGTGCCGTGACCAAGCCGCTCGCCCTGGTCCCATCCGGAACGGAGCTGGCGGAGACCAGCCCGGAGATCCTCGCGCGGAATCGGGCCTCCACCCTGGACCGCCTCCAACGCATGCTGAAGGGCGATCTCGACACGATCGTGCTCAAAGCGCTCGGCAAGGAGCCTGCGGAGCGCTACGCGACGGCCGGCGCCCTCAACGACGACGTCCAACGCTACCTGGAGGGACGCCCCATCCGGGCGCGTCCGCCCAGCCTCGTGTACCGCGCTCGCAAGTTCGCGCAGCGCCGCAGGACGGCACTCGCCGTGGCGACAACGGTGCTCATCGCGCTCGGTGTTGCGGGATGGCAGGCGCGCCAGGCGTGGGTGGAGCGGGCAAATGCGTCGGCGCGCAGCCAGGAGCTGGTGGCGCTGGTCGAGTCGGTGGTCAACAGCGTCAACCTGGCCGAGCGGCAGGCGACGGGAGACACGCAGGCCCGCGAAGCCGCCGTCCGTGCGGCGCTCGGCTCCCTGCAACAGCTCGTGGACCAGATGCCCGGAGAGCCCGGCGCGGACCTCCTGTACCGGTTGTCGGCCGCGTATCGCGAGGTCGCGATGGTACAGGGGTACCCCTACATCGAGAACCTCGGGCGTCTGGAGGAGGGCTTCGCCAGCATGCGCCAGGCGGAGGCCCTGGTCCGTCGCATCACGGAGGAATACCCGCAGCACGAGAACGCGCCGGCCGCGCTCGGCCAGCAGGTGGGCATCCTGGGCGACTTCCACATGGGTGCCGGCCGCGCCGATTCGGCCCTGGTATACTTCCGCGAGTCGGCGGAGCTGCTCACTGCGCGCGTGGAGCAGGTGCCGGACGATCTGGCTGCGATCGACGGTCTCGCTGCCATCCTGCAGCGCATCGGCAGCTGGTACTTCAACGCCCGCCAGCTCGATTCGGCAGCGGTGTACATGGAACGCGCGCTGGAGGCCGAGCGCGCCTACCTGTCCACCACGACCCGCGGAGACGAGCTGTCGGCGCTCCAGGACATCGCGGGCGTCACGGCCAACCTGGGGGTGATCCTGGCGGCCAACGGAGACCTGGAGGGGGCGATCGCGCGGGAGCGCGAAGCGCTCGCCCTCTCCGACTCCCTGGCCGCAGCGGACTCGGATACACCGTTGACGCGCCGGGGGCAGGTGTTCCGGCGGTACGTGCTCTCGGTCCACCTGGCCGAAGCCGAGCAGACCGAAGAGAGCCGGCGGCTGGCGGGTGAGGCGGTGGAGCTCGCGCGGGCGTTGGCGGAGGCGGACGCGACCAACGCGCAGGCCCGCGAGGATCTGGCCATCGCGCTGACCAACGCCGCGTCGATCGAGTGGCGCTCCCGGAGCCCCACGTCCGGGCTGGACCTGGCGCGGGAAGCTCTGACGCACGCGGAGGCGTCGGCCGGCGACCGCTTCGCGCTCGTGGCGCCGGTCCTGGCCACGGCCCACCGGATGGCAGGAGAGTCGCTCGTCGATCTGGGTCGGCCCGATGCGGCCGCCACGGCGTTGCGCGCCTCGCAGGCCGTCACCCGACGCTACCTCGACGAGCTGCCCAACGGCAGCGATGCGATGCGCCGGGAATGGCTGGCGGTGCACGCGGCGCTGGCGCGGCACTACCGCGCATCGGGCGACTGTGCGCGGGCCGTGCAACTGGCGGATTCGGCGCAGACGCTCGCGACCGAGCTCCGGGAACGCGGCGCCTTCACGCGAGGTGACGAGCGCACCTGGACCGCCTACCAGGAGCGGATGGCCGAGACCGGGCGCTGCGGACGGTAG